Proteins from a single region of Geothrix sp. PMB-07:
- a CDS encoding IS5 family transposase (programmed frameshift) — protein MARTFLTERMWARLEPLLPSEQGGMGRPRLDNRPIVEAILWKHRTGAPWRDLPESFGPWNTVFTRFNRWNRSGVWQRVLEALRGEADCEWVMVDGTVIRAHQHAAGAKGGPTFQGLGRSRGGFSTKVHLIGDAHGNPVDFVLTPGQSHESKQLGSLLMGREAGAVLGDRAYDGKSCRDQIASIGAEAVVPPHPCRKDPAAFDKHFYKARHAVENLFAKLKQYRSLATRYDKTMRNYSAMVAIACVLTWLRL, from the exons GTGGCGAGAACTTTTCTGACTGAACGAATGTGGGCCAGGCTAGAGCCTCTGCTGCCGAGCGAGCAGGGTGGAATGGGGCGCCCTCGCCTGGACAATCGCCCCATCGTTGAAGCGATCCTCTGGAAGCACAGAACGGGAGCGCCCTGGAGAGATTTGCCTGAATCCTTCGGACCTTGGAACACGGTCTTCACGCGCTTCAATCGGTGGAATCGGAGCGGAGTCTGGCAGCGGGTCCTCGAAGCCCTTCGAGGTGAAGCGGATTGCGAATGGGTCATGGTCGACGGAACCGTTATCCGCGCCCATCAGCATGCGGCTGGTGCAAAAGGGGGACCTACAT TCCAAGGGCTTGGCCGCTCGCGCGGCGGTTTCTCGACCAAAGTCCACCTGATCGGGGATGCCCACGGCAACCCCGTCGATTTCGTGCTGACACCAGGCCAGTCGCACGAGAGCAAGCAACTCGGAAGCCTATTAATGGGCCGGGAGGCCGGGGCTGTTCTCGGTGATCGTGCCTACGACGGAAAGTCCTGCCGGGATCAGATCGCGTCTATTGGAGCAGAGGCAGTTGTTCCACCTCATCCATGCAGGAAGGATCCAGCCGCCTTCGATAAGCATTTCTACAAGGCCCGCCACGCCGTCGAGAACCTGTTCGCGAAGCTCAAACAATACCGAAGCCTCGCTACCCGTTACGACAAAACCATGCGCAACTACAGCGCCATGGTCGCCATTGCCTGTGTCCTTACCTGGCTCCGACTTTGA
- a CDS encoding nucleoside 2-deoxyribosyltransferase: MDLYFSCSLTGGRQDQPAYAALVAHLKALGHRVLTEHLASPAIEGQEGKVSPKEIYERDMAWLWTCEALIAEVSTPSHGVGFEIASALGRGRPILCLARAGVRVSKMLTGIQHPGFVFRTYGTMEEACGQMEAFLTEAGRMTW; encoded by the coding sequence GTGGATCTCTATTTCTCCTGCTCCCTCACCGGGGGCCGCCAGGATCAGCCGGCCTACGCGGCTCTGGTGGCCCACCTCAAGGCGCTCGGCCACCGGGTGTTGACGGAGCATCTCGCGTCTCCGGCCATCGAGGGCCAGGAGGGGAAGGTTTCGCCCAAGGAGATCTACGAACGCGACATGGCCTGGCTGTGGACCTGCGAGGCCCTCATCGCCGAAGTGTCCACGCCCTCCCACGGCGTGGGCTTCGAGATTGCCTCAGCCCTGGGCCGGGGGCGACCCATCCTCTGTCTGGCCCGGGCGGGTGTCCGGGTCAGCAAGATGCTTACGGGCATTCAGCATCCCGGATTCGTGTTCCGAACCTACGGGACCATGGAGGAAGCCTGCGGGCAGATGGAGGCCTTCCTCACCGAGGCCGGGCGCATGACCTGGTAG
- a CDS encoding S46 family peptidase, translated as MRLTALALLLALPALRADEGMWTFDNIPVQKIKANYGVSLEAAWLKNLQLATVRFPGGTGAFVSKDGLVVTNHHVGRGAIAQVSSAKADFVRDGFTAATRADEIKVPGLELMMLVSMENVTAQVNGAVKSGTAEKDALTARRNALADLRKQEEARTGLTCEPVTLYQGGEYWLYRYKKFTDVRLAAAPELQVAAFGGDPDNYTYPRHNLDFSLFRVYENNQPYRPEAILPFAPKGVAMGELTFISGHPGTTFRQQTHAQMVYARDIGIPFQLKSLNRQKAALQALSATSPEARRVAAEVIYGIENGYKRLSGQLLGLAKPENLKKVAEAEASLKAAVAKDPALMARIGGSWDRVSLAVERQKALLKESAFTGTGRVTLLGHALTLVRLAEEEAKPTAQRLTEFSEGNLKATKARLVSPRPVQKAVDTALLAASLQEAKDELGANHPFVVAMLGGQSPEAVAKAAVDGSRLEDATVRKQLAEGGKAALEASTDPMIQLAKKLDPFNRAIRKQVEDEVTSVFTEHGGRIAEARFKAFGKALYPDATFTLRLGYGPVATYHNGTGTLAQPFTTYMGMYDRHLGWGGNAAAAEEGAWTLPQRWLDRQAKLDLTTPFNFIYACDTVGGNSGSPVVNVKGEFVGINFDSVYEGQGGYYVYDADTKRAVATDARAILEALRKIMDADHLADEIAGK; from the coding sequence ATGCGCCTCACTGCCCTCGCCCTTCTGCTCGCTCTGCCCGCGCTCCGCGCCGATGAGGGCATGTGGACCTTCGACAACATCCCCGTGCAGAAGATCAAGGCGAATTACGGCGTGAGCCTTGAGGCAGCCTGGCTGAAGAACCTGCAGCTGGCCACGGTGCGTTTCCCTGGCGGCACGGGCGCGTTCGTGAGCAAGGATGGGTTGGTGGTGACGAATCACCATGTGGGCCGGGGCGCCATCGCCCAGGTGTCCAGCGCCAAGGCGGATTTCGTGCGCGATGGCTTCACCGCCGCCACCCGCGCCGACGAGATCAAGGTGCCGGGCCTGGAACTGATGATGCTCGTCTCCATGGAGAACGTGACGGCGCAAGTGAACGGGGCCGTGAAGTCGGGCACCGCCGAGAAGGATGCCCTCACGGCCCGGCGCAACGCCCTGGCCGACCTCCGCAAGCAGGAGGAGGCACGCACCGGCCTCACCTGCGAGCCGGTCACGCTGTACCAAGGCGGCGAGTACTGGCTCTACCGCTACAAGAAGTTCACGGACGTTCGCCTCGCCGCGGCGCCCGAGCTGCAGGTGGCCGCCTTCGGCGGTGATCCCGACAACTACACCTACCCGCGCCACAACCTGGATTTCTCGCTCTTCCGCGTCTACGAGAACAACCAGCCCTACCGGCCCGAGGCCATCCTGCCCTTCGCGCCCAAGGGCGTGGCCATGGGCGAGCTGACCTTCATTTCCGGCCATCCCGGCACCACGTTTCGCCAGCAGACCCACGCCCAGATGGTCTACGCCCGCGACATCGGGATTCCCTTCCAGCTGAAATCCCTGAACCGGCAGAAGGCCGCGCTCCAGGCCCTTTCGGCCACGTCTCCCGAAGCCCGCCGCGTGGCCGCCGAGGTGATCTACGGCATCGAGAACGGCTACAAGCGCCTCAGCGGCCAGCTGCTGGGCCTGGCCAAGCCCGAGAACCTCAAGAAGGTGGCCGAGGCCGAGGCCTCCCTCAAGGCCGCCGTGGCCAAGGATCCCGCCCTCATGGCCCGCATCGGCGGCAGCTGGGATCGTGTCTCCCTGGCGGTGGAGCGGCAGAAGGCTCTCCTGAAGGAATCTGCCTTCACGGGCACCGGCCGCGTCACCCTGCTGGGCCACGCGCTCACCCTGGTGCGTCTCGCAGAAGAGGAGGCCAAGCCCACCGCCCAGCGGCTCACGGAATTCAGCGAGGGCAACCTCAAGGCCACCAAGGCCCGGTTGGTGTCCCCCCGCCCGGTCCAGAAAGCCGTGGATACCGCGCTGCTGGCGGCCAGCCTGCAGGAAGCCAAGGATGAGCTGGGCGCGAACCATCCTTTCGTCGTGGCCATGCTGGGCGGCCAGAGCCCCGAGGCCGTGGCCAAGGCCGCGGTGGACGGCAGCCGCCTCGAGGATGCGACCGTGCGCAAGCAACTGGCCGAGGGCGGCAAGGCCGCCCTGGAAGCCAGCACCGATCCCATGATCCAGCTGGCGAAGAAACTGGATCCCTTCAACCGCGCCATCCGCAAGCAGGTGGAGGACGAGGTCACCAGCGTGTTCACCGAGCATGGGGGCCGCATCGCGGAAGCGCGCTTCAAGGCCTTCGGGAAGGCGCTCTACCCCGACGCCACCTTCACCCTGCGCCTGGGCTATGGTCCCGTCGCCACCTACCACAACGGCACCGGCACCCTGGCCCAGCCCTTCACGACCTACATGGGCATGTACGACCGGCACCTGGGCTGGGGCGGCAATGCCGCGGCTGCGGAGGAAGGCGCCTGGACGCTGCCTCAGCGCTGGCTGGACCGGCAGGCCAAGCTCGACCTCACAACGCCCTTCAATTTCATCTACGCCTGCGACACCGTGGGGGGCAACAGCGGCAGCCCCGTGGTGAACGTGAAGGGTGAATTCGTGGGCATCAACTTCGACAGCGTCTACGAAGGGCAGGGCGGCTACTACGTCTACGACGCCGACACCAAGCGGGCCGTGGCCACCGATGCGCGCGCGATCCTCGAAGCCCTGCGCAAGATCATGGACGCGGACCATCTTGCGGATGAAATCGCAGGGAAATAA
- a CDS encoding S46 family peptidase — protein MRLTALALLLALPALRADEGMWTFDNLPTKKIQAQYGWAPDQAWLDHVRLSAVRFPGGSGSFVSKDGLVLTNHHVGHGWTQSVSDAKHDYVKNGFVAMNREQEIKVPGLALFTLLEMENVTEQVEKAVPAGADEQAAAKAKAAALAALVKEQSAKTGLDCQPVSLYQGGQVWIYRYKKHTDVRLVMSPEYGVAAFGKDWDNFSWPRHDLDFSLFRVYENGKPYAPAHHLTWTAKGIAFGDLTFTVGHPGRTSRLETLAQMEAKRDVTNPMTIRSLDRGRAALHAYAAKGEEQARQVSAQIMGIENGYKVVVGETDGLKDKEAMAKVAAAEAELRAKVAADPKLKALAGDSWTRIEEAVAQQKALARETFLAGAFRDEVMGTAIALTRYATEMQKPADQRLPQYRDEKGIAAMKQRLKGDEPPQAEQEQLALQGTLASAQQELPADHPVVQVLLGGKTPEAAAKALVAGTKLLDPATRAALIDGDPKAILESADPALTLARQLAPRLEATQKKQQALQAVISEHLTKIAKARFAVYGTTTYPDATFTLRLSYGAVATYPSAGTLAQPFTTFAGLYDRAAAWGPKAEEGSWELPPRWIERRDKLNLFTPYNFISSNDIIGGNSGSPVVDKRGELVGLAFDGNIESNAGRYYFDSRVNRCLSVDARAIVEALAKVYDAKHLVAELTGK, from the coding sequence ATGCGCCTCACCGCCCTGGCCCTTCTGCTCGCCCTGCCTGCGCTTCGCGCCGACGAGGGCATGTGGACCTTTGACAACCTGCCCACCAAGAAGATCCAGGCCCAGTACGGCTGGGCGCCCGATCAGGCCTGGCTGGATCACGTGCGGCTGTCGGCGGTGCGCTTCCCCGGCGGCTCCGGCTCCTTCGTCAGCAAGGATGGGCTGGTACTCACCAACCATCATGTGGGCCATGGCTGGACGCAGTCCGTCTCCGACGCCAAGCACGACTACGTGAAGAATGGGTTCGTGGCCATGAACCGCGAGCAGGAGATCAAGGTGCCGGGCCTGGCCCTCTTCACCCTGCTGGAGATGGAGAACGTCACCGAGCAGGTTGAAAAGGCCGTGCCCGCTGGCGCCGACGAGCAGGCGGCGGCCAAGGCCAAGGCCGCGGCCCTGGCGGCCCTGGTGAAAGAGCAGAGCGCCAAGACGGGCCTGGACTGCCAGCCGGTCTCCCTCTATCAGGGTGGCCAGGTCTGGATCTACCGCTACAAGAAGCACACCGATGTGCGGCTGGTCATGTCCCCCGAGTACGGCGTGGCCGCCTTCGGCAAGGATTGGGACAACTTCAGCTGGCCCCGCCACGATCTGGATTTCAGCCTCTTCCGTGTCTACGAGAACGGCAAGCCCTACGCCCCTGCGCACCACCTCACCTGGACTGCCAAGGGCATCGCGTTTGGGGATCTCACGTTCACCGTGGGGCATCCCGGCCGCACCTCTCGGTTGGAGACCCTGGCCCAGATGGAGGCCAAGCGGGATGTGACCAATCCCATGACCATCCGCTCGCTGGATCGGGGCCGTGCGGCGCTTCACGCTTATGCGGCCAAGGGCGAGGAACAGGCGCGCCAAGTCTCGGCCCAGATCATGGGCATTGAGAATGGCTACAAGGTCGTCGTGGGCGAGACCGATGGCCTGAAGGACAAGGAAGCCATGGCCAAGGTTGCCGCCGCCGAGGCCGAACTGCGCGCCAAGGTGGCCGCGGATCCCAAGCTGAAGGCCCTGGCAGGCGACAGCTGGACGAGGATCGAAGAGGCCGTGGCCCAGCAGAAAGCCCTGGCCCGGGAGACCTTCCTGGCAGGCGCCTTCCGCGACGAGGTGATGGGCACCGCCATCGCCCTCACCCGGTACGCCACCGAGATGCAGAAACCCGCCGACCAGCGTCTGCCCCAGTATCGAGATGAGAAGGGCATTGCGGCCATGAAGCAGCGCCTGAAGGGGGATGAGCCCCCACAGGCGGAGCAGGAACAGCTGGCCCTGCAGGGCACCCTGGCCTCCGCGCAGCAGGAACTGCCCGCGGATCACCCCGTGGTGCAGGTCCTCCTGGGTGGCAAGACGCCCGAGGCCGCGGCCAAGGCCCTGGTGGCTGGCACCAAGCTGTTGGATCCGGCCACGCGGGCCGCCCTCATCGACGGCGATCCCAAGGCCATCCTGGAGAGCGCCGATCCCGCCTTGACCCTGGCCCGGCAGCTGGCGCCCCGGTTGGAGGCGACGCAGAAGAAGCAGCAGGCCCTGCAAGCGGTGATCTCCGAGCACCTCACGAAGATCGCCAAGGCCCGCTTCGCCGTCTATGGCACCACCACCTATCCCGACGCCACCTTCACCCTGCGCCTGTCCTACGGCGCGGTTGCCACCTATCCCAGTGCCGGCACCCTGGCCCAGCCCTTCACCACCTTCGCGGGCCTGTACGACCGCGCGGCGGCCTGGGGGCCCAAGGCTGAGGAGGGATCCTGGGAACTGCCCCCGCGCTGGATTGAGCGCCGCGACAAGCTGAATCTGTTCACGCCCTACAACTTCATTTCGTCCAACGACATCATCGGCGGCAACTCCGGCAGCCCCGTGGTGGATAAGCGCGGTGAGCTGGTGGGCCTGGCCTTCGACGGCAACATCGAAAGCAATGCGGGCCGCTATTACTTCGATTCCCGCGTGAACCGCTGCCTCTCCGTCGATGCCCGCGCCATCGTCGAGGCCCTCGCCAAGGTCTACGACGCCAAGCACCTGGTGGCCGAGCTGACCGGCAAGTAG
- a CDS encoding S46 family peptidase: protein MKSRSLVLSLLALSLVGASLRAEEGMWTFDNLPTKKISEKYGWAPDQAWLDHVRLSALRFPGGSGSFVSKDGLVLTNHHVGRGWIQRVSSKEADYVKNGFSAATREQEIKVPGLEVMTLMAMDNITERLAKAVKANLPEKEALKAREAEIEKIKKEMQEKSGLTCEHVTLYQGGENWIYSYKKHTDVRLVFAPEQQIAFFGGDPDNFTFPRHNLDFSIFRVYENGQPYQPKDFLHWTQTGVKAGDLTFVTGHPGRTSRQDTLAQMIYSRDFAIPMRLKAMERRKDALVAYAKTSPEGARQVNTQIFGIENSIKATTGYWSGLKDKEAMARIAEAEKDLRAKVAKDPKLTASAGQSWTKIEQATAVAKGMAKESLNVGTAGSTLLGYGLALVRIADEETKPSEKRLPEFSDANLKSAKARIGIPSPYYQEQEVFLFTRGLEEAAKELGPQHRFVKAMLGGKTPAEVAKAAVEGSKLADPEARKALLAGGKKAIAESTDPMILLAKKLDPISRELRKKQEDLVASVITEHGTRIAKARFAVYGKNTYPDATFTLRLSYGPVAEYKGNGTLIQPFTTFGGLFDRYDAWGGNEAKVHGGAWTLPQRWLDKRADLNPSLPFNFVHKVDIIGGNSGSPVVDKKGELVGLIFDGNIESLPGNYFYDEAVNRGVSVDARAIVHALDKVYGATALAAELTGK from the coding sequence ATGAAGTCGCGTTCTCTCGTCCTTTCCCTTCTGGCCTTGTCCCTGGTCGGCGCTTCCCTTCGAGCTGAGGAAGGGATGTGGACCTTCGACAATCTGCCGACGAAGAAGATCTCCGAAAAATATGGCTGGGCGCCTGATCAGGCCTGGCTGGACCACGTCCGCCTGTCCGCCCTGCGCTTCCCCGGCGGCTCCGGCTCCTTCGTGAGCAAGGATGGCCTGGTGCTCACCAACCACCATGTGGGCCGCGGCTGGATCCAGCGCGTCAGCAGCAAGGAGGCCGACTACGTGAAGAACGGCTTCTCCGCCGCCACCCGCGAGCAGGAGATCAAGGTGCCGGGCCTCGAGGTGATGACCCTCATGGCCATGGACAACATCACGGAGCGCCTGGCCAAGGCCGTCAAGGCCAACCTGCCTGAGAAGGAAGCCCTGAAGGCCCGTGAGGCGGAGATCGAGAAGATCAAAAAGGAGATGCAGGAGAAGAGCGGCCTCACCTGCGAACACGTGACCCTCTACCAGGGTGGCGAGAACTGGATCTACAGCTACAAGAAGCACACCGATGTGCGTTTGGTCTTCGCGCCCGAGCAGCAGATCGCCTTCTTCGGCGGCGACCCCGACAACTTCACCTTCCCCCGCCACAACCTGGATTTCTCCATCTTCCGCGTCTACGAGAACGGCCAGCCCTACCAGCCCAAGGATTTCCTGCACTGGACCCAGACGGGCGTGAAGGCCGGTGATCTGACCTTCGTGACCGGCCACCCCGGTCGCACCAGCCGCCAGGACACCCTGGCCCAGATGATCTACTCCCGTGACTTCGCCATCCCCATGCGCCTGAAGGCCATGGAGCGCCGCAAAGATGCCCTCGTGGCCTATGCGAAGACCTCGCCCGAGGGCGCTCGCCAGGTCAACACGCAGATCTTCGGCATCGAGAACAGCATCAAGGCCACCACTGGCTACTGGTCGGGCCTGAAGGACAAGGAGGCCATGGCCCGCATCGCGGAGGCCGAGAAGGATCTCCGCGCCAAGGTGGCCAAGGATCCCAAGCTGACCGCCTCTGCGGGGCAGAGCTGGACCAAGATCGAACAGGCCACTGCGGTGGCGAAGGGCATGGCCAAGGAGAGCCTCAATGTCGGCACCGCTGGCTCCACCCTGCTGGGCTACGGTCTGGCCCTGGTGCGCATCGCCGATGAGGAAACCAAGCCCAGCGAGAAGCGCCTGCCCGAGTTCAGCGATGCCAACCTGAAGTCCGCCAAGGCCCGCATCGGCATCCCCAGCCCCTACTACCAGGAGCAGGAAGTCTTCCTGTTCACCCGCGGGCTTGAAGAAGCCGCCAAGGAACTGGGCCCGCAGCACCGTTTCGTGAAGGCGATGCTGGGTGGCAAGACGCCCGCCGAGGTGGCCAAGGCCGCCGTGGAAGGTTCCAAGCTGGCTGATCCCGAAGCCCGCAAGGCCCTGCTGGCTGGCGGCAAGAAGGCCATCGCCGAGAGCACGGATCCCATGATTCTCCTCGCCAAGAAGCTGGATCCCATCAGCCGCGAACTGCGCAAGAAGCAGGAAGACCTGGTGGCCAGCGTCATCACCGAGCACGGCACCCGCATCGCCAAGGCCCGTTTCGCCGTCTACGGCAAGAACACCTATCCGGATGCCACCTTCACCCTGCGCCTCTCCTACGGCCCCGTGGCCGAGTACAAGGGCAACGGCACCCTCATCCAGCCCTTCACCACGTTCGGCGGCCTCTTCGACCGCTACGACGCCTGGGGCGGCAATGAGGCCAAGGTCCACGGCGGCGCCTGGACCCTGCCCCAGCGCTGGCTGGACAAGCGCGCCGACCTGAATCCCTCCCTGCCCTTCAACTTCGTCCACAAGGTCGACATCATCGGCGGCAACTCCGGCTCGCCCGTGGTCGACAAGAAGGGCGAACTGGTGGGCCTCATCTTCGATGGCAACATCGAGAGCCTGCCCGGCAACTACTTCTACGACGAGGCCGTGAACCGCGGCGTCTCCGTGGATGCCCGCGCCATTGTGCACGCCCTCGACAAGGTCTATGGCGCCACCGCCCTGGCCGCCGAGCTGACGGGCAAGTAG